One part of the Flavobacterium johnsoniae UW101 genome encodes these proteins:
- the rimK gene encoding 30S ribosomal protein S6--L-glutamate ligase: MLQNKVILGSEEWCSFPELGIPTIKARVDSGAKTSAMHAINIAPFIKNDANWVKFDINPIQNNIKTIIHCEAPLVDKRIVKSSSGYREHRYVIQTHLKIGDAKWPIEMTLTNRDSMGFRMLLGREAMSGRVLVDPEQKYLLGQPSPETLKELYQNSEKATTGLRIGLLASNPELYSNKRIMEAGEMRGHEMHFLNIKECYMKLDAKKPEIHYRGGKILNEFDAIIPRIRPSITFYGCALTRQFEALKVFVLNSATAITQSRDKLYSLQLLLNSGIDIPTTGFANSPLDTDNLIKMVGGSPLIVKLLEGTQGKGVVLAETKKAAESVINAFKSLNANILVQEFIKEANGKDIRCFVIDGKVVAAIQREAMPGEFRANIHLGGTASVIKVTAEEKKIAIKAAKAMDLKVAGVDIIRSSKGPLLLEVNSSPGLEGIEGATNKDVAGEMIKAIEKNFKL, from the coding sequence ATGCTTCAAAACAAAGTCATTTTAGGCAGTGAAGAATGGTGCTCATTTCCAGAACTTGGAATCCCGACAATTAAAGCTCGTGTCGATTCTGGTGCCAAAACTTCGGCAATGCATGCAATCAATATTGCTCCTTTTATAAAAAATGATGCTAATTGGGTAAAATTTGATATTAACCCAATTCAAAATAACATTAAAACCATTATTCACTGTGAAGCCCCGCTGGTTGATAAACGAATTGTAAAAAGTTCTAGTGGTTACAGAGAACATCGTTATGTTATTCAGACGCATTTAAAAATTGGCGATGCAAAATGGCCGATTGAAATGACTTTGACCAATCGTGATTCGATGGGTTTCCGTATGCTTCTTGGACGCGAGGCCATGAGCGGAAGAGTTTTGGTAGATCCTGAACAAAAATATCTTTTAGGACAGCCTTCTCCGGAAACTTTAAAAGAATTATACCAAAACTCTGAAAAAGCAACTACAGGTTTAAGAATTGGTCTTTTGGCCAGTAATCCTGAATTATACAGTAACAAACGTATTATGGAAGCCGGCGAAATGCGCGGCCACGAAATGCACTTTCTGAACATAAAGGAATGCTACATGAAACTTGATGCTAAAAAGCCCGAAATTCACTATCGAGGCGGAAAAATTCTAAACGAATTTGACGCTATTATTCCAAGAATCCGTCCGAGTATTACTTTTTACGGCTGCGCATTAACACGTCAGTTTGAGGCTTTGAAGGTTTTTGTTTTAAATTCTGCCACAGCTATTACACAATCCAGAGATAAATTATATTCATTACAGCTTCTTTTGAACAGCGGAATTGATATTCCAACTACAGGATTTGCCAATTCTCCGCTTGATACAGACAATTTAATTAAAATGGTGGGCGGTTCACCTCTAATTGTAAAATTATTAGAAGGAACACAAGGAAAAGGCGTTGTTTTAGCCGAAACCAAAAAAGCTGCAGAAAGTGTAATCAATGCTTTTAAAAGTTTAAATGCCAACATCTTAGTTCAGGAATTTATTAAAGAAGCAAACGGAAAAGATATACGCTGTTTTGTAATCGACGGAAAAGTAGTTGCCGCTATTCAGCGCGAAGCAATGCCGGGCGAATTTAGAGCTAATATACACCTTGGCGGAACAGCATCTGTAATCAAAGTAACTGCCGAAGAAAAAAAGATTGCCATAAAAGCCGCAAAAGCAATGGATTTAAAAGTAGCCGGAGTTGATATTATTCGTTCTTCAAAAGGACCTTTATTGCTTGAAGTAAACTCTTCTCCAGGGCTTGAAGGAATTGAGGGCGCAACAAACAAAGACGTTGCTGGAGAAATGATTAAAGCGATTGAGAAAAATTTCAAACTATAA
- a CDS encoding SMI1/KNR4 family protein has product MNSEITYQIQRIKKKLLLAKEIDKDLEVFGADSHVYVLSETAAVDDIFEFEKKYNVSLPDCYRAFLLHIGNGGISYQNSAAGPGYGIFPFGENVDEFVYSNPENCLSQDCFIYPKMSDEFWEESIKNIEENDDISEEDFEAELGRIFAGILPLGTEGCTYYYGLVLNGKFKGRVVNVDLDRQKPFFAFESNFLDWYERWLDGITAETAIDEKDLFNYTLGGSTAHILDVFVTTEDEETKLECLQGFLKKKKIDSQTLDILEKEYSLSAGKIQKKLLQILVKFDYNRAYPYLIDWVQKDLLSVFQFVYWYAKDRSLDWLEVIKENASKINDDETFNFCTYLLKETGTDYSSVIISFTSHKNASIRVTAFFALGQLKNKVDYLETFILGLNDEVNRVVHITLQALEGVNEKKLLQHYKNIAIRFPKEQDYILTNLNHRLKAFGLTNKTIKGIDPDNY; this is encoded by the coding sequence ATGAATTCTGAAATAACATATCAAATACAAAGAATCAAAAAGAAGCTGCTTTTAGCAAAAGAAATTGATAAGGATTTAGAAGTTTTTGGAGCAGATAGTCATGTATATGTTCTAAGTGAAACGGCAGCTGTTGATGATATTTTTGAATTTGAAAAAAAGTACAATGTTTCTCTTCCAGATTGTTATAGGGCTTTTTTACTGCACATAGGAAATGGCGGGATATCATATCAAAATTCTGCAGCGGGGCCTGGTTATGGAATATTTCCTTTTGGTGAAAATGTTGATGAATTTGTTTATTCTAATCCAGAGAATTGTTTAAGTCAGGATTGTTTCATTTATCCAAAAATGAGTGATGAATTTTGGGAAGAATCAATCAAAAATATTGAAGAGAACGATGATATTTCCGAGGAAGATTTTGAAGCTGAACTAGGCAGAATATTTGCAGGAATTTTGCCTCTTGGAACAGAAGGCTGTACTTACTATTATGGTCTTGTTTTAAATGGAAAATTTAAAGGAAGGGTTGTAAATGTAGATTTAGACAGACAGAAACCTTTTTTTGCTTTTGAGTCTAATTTTTTAGATTGGTACGAACGCTGGTTAGACGGAATTACGGCAGAAACTGCAATAGATGAAAAAGATTTGTTTAATTATACTTTGGGCGGATCGACAGCACATATTTTAGATGTATTTGTTACTACTGAAGATGAGGAAACAAAATTAGAATGTTTACAAGGTTTTTTAAAAAAGAAAAAGATTGATTCTCAAACATTAGATATTTTAGAAAAAGAATATAGTTTAAGTGCGGGTAAAATCCAGAAAAAACTTCTTCAAATACTTGTAAAGTTCGATTATAACCGCGCATATCCTTATTTAATAGATTGGGTTCAAAAAGATTTATTAAGTGTTTTTCAATTTGTATACTGGTATGCCAAAGACAGAAGTCTTGACTGGCTGGAAGTAATTAAAGAAAATGCTTCAAAAATTAACGACGATGAGACTTTTAACTTCTGTACGTATTTATTAAAAGAAACAGGTACAGATTATAGTTCAGTTATAATTTCATTCACTTCGCATAAAAATGCATCAATACGAGTAACTGCCTTTTTTGCGCTTGGGCAGTTAAAAAATAAGGTTGATTATTTAGAAACTTTTATTTTGGGTTTAAATGATGAAGTAAACAGAGTTGTTCATATTACATTACAAGCTTTAGAAGGTGTCAACGAAAAAAAGCTTTTGCAGCATTATAAAAATATTGCTATACGGTTTCCAAAAGAACAAGATTATATTTTAACAAATCTAAATCATAGACTTAAAGCTTTTGGATTAACAAATAAAACAATAAAAGGAATAGATCCTGATAACTATTAA
- a CDS encoding DUF421 domain-containing protein, which translates to MSFPYLDIIFRSVAVYFFMTIALRIFGKKELSQLNTADIILILLISNSVQNAMVGPDTSLVGGLVAALVLFVINFAIKKLTKRSKILGDLILDKPEVLIHDGVLDFKALSRLDISHEELKEAAREHGLEHLTDIKLAMLEMDGTISVISADQKHLKQSHYKRKHNHKNLQKF; encoded by the coding sequence ATGTCATTTCCTTATTTAGATATTATTTTTAGAAGTGTTGCTGTTTATTTTTTCATGACAATTGCTCTTCGCATTTTCGGTAAAAAAGAACTTTCACAATTAAATACTGCCGATATTATTCTGATTTTACTAATCAGTAATTCTGTTCAAAACGCAATGGTGGGTCCAGACACTAGCCTTGTTGGCGGTTTGGTTGCAGCTTTAGTTTTATTTGTAATTAACTTTGCTATTAAAAAACTAACTAAGAGATCCAAAATCTTAGGCGATTTGATACTTGACAAACCTGAAGTTTTAATTCATGACGGAGTATTAGATTTCAAAGCTTTGAGCAGACTAGATATTTCGCACGAAGAATTAAAGGAAGCAGCACGCGAACACGGTTTAGAACATCTTACCGACATCAAACTTGCTATGCTGGAAATGGACGGAACGATAAGTGTTATTTCTGCAGATCAAAAACATCTTAAGCAATCGCATTATAAGCGAAAACACAATCATAAAAATCTTCAAAAATTTTAA